A genomic stretch from Silurus meridionalis isolate SWU-2019-XX chromosome 1, ASM1480568v1, whole genome shotgun sequence includes:
- the dnai4 gene encoding dynein axonemal intermediate chain 4 isoform X1, producing MFSDTAKQMRPGFRPNPSRVISQSGSGALHINQSFANRRTNVSMSRRRLSSRRDSKVLDKVSQAHRNMVFDEAGNDVTPRPMYQQEPGTIQLKQSKIFMAHDTSEVAMADFMSAMQHAMSPASAGPFTMSVFGSSLISGASPSTMQSENYEMKAIAAKQETLSRLSELKTQREEQKEEVDLDKPVDIYLNDTEVMCFLDIPAMSISVDSEEAEAVKKRNMAYTDICKNRQASDKYVDRAMQTINSDAKSKEVQSDRIIMVEKESMANNWDTYDMFVSISKAEELAENTGEEKPSIPDISSTHHLESNTGLHRSTSIISATSTVTSTSSSQRDSEASTVEMVDESDSKQILNSETFQQSLQVMEKMVLLNTYQHKLAAYKGLPILPDPDCVPHTDVEDSVDVQEDDSQGPALELLWSFSCELTKGHSVSSMAWNKTNPDILAVGYGQFDFKDQKSGLVCIWSLKNPTWPERILKCKTSVTSLDFSASSPSQLAVGLYDGTIAIYSVQSTKETLVCDSRDFAHKHTAPVWQVKWVDRIRGSSGEDKKETLFSVSADGRISEWFFHQGLECTDMMKLKRIRNEKTEQQWKQEHLLFYLVVGLCFDFHHEDSNMYLVGTETGHIHKCSCSYTEQFLETYTNHLGPVYKVKWSPFCPDVFLSCSADWTIQLWSHEQFTPVLSFTSIKKAVYDIMWSPRWATVFGVVNLDRVEIWDLGASILNPTLVSETIPGVKPTSLIFPMNTDCLLVGDSEGHVSVYKLKNFTAGEGTQVDTLKNIVSSTLATGKQG from the exons ATGTTCAGCGACACGGCAAAGCAAATGCGCCCTGGTTTCAGACCGAACCC ATCACGGGTGATAAGTCAGTCTGGATCTGGGGCACTTCATATAAACCAAAGCTTTGCAAACAGAAGGACTAATGTCTCAATGAGCCGAAGGCGATTGTCTTCAAGAAGAGACAGTAAAGTTCTCGATAAAGTCTCTCAAGCTCACAGAAACATG GTGTTTGATGAAGCAGGGAACGACGTCACCCCTCGGCCGATGTACCAGCAGGAACCCGGGACCATACAActcaaacaaagcaaaatattcATGGCACACGACACATCGGAAGTGGCCATGGCTGATTTTATGTCTGCAATGCAGCATGCAATGAGCCCGGCCTCAGCAGGACCTTTTACCAT GTCTGTTTTTGGGAGTAGTTTAATTTCAGGAGCAAGCCCATCTACCATGCAATCGGAAAATTATGAAATGAAGGCGATTGCTGCAAAACAAGAAACCTTGAGTAGACTCTCAG AACTAAAGACCCAGAGAGAGGAGCAGAAAGAGGAGGTAGATCTGGACAAACCAGTGGATATTTACCTCAATGACACCGAAGTTATGTGCTTCCTGGACATTCCTGCCATGTCCATATCTGTTGACTCAGAAGAAGCTGAAGCAGTCAA GAAGAGAAACATGGCATATACCGATATTTGTAAGAACAGACAGGCCAGTGATAAATATGTGGATCGAGCAATGCAGACTATTAATTCAGACGCAAAATCTAAAGAAGTCCAAAGTGATCGCATCATCATGGTGGAAAAAG AGTCTATGGCCAACAATTGGGACACCTATGATATGTTTGTAAGCATCAGTAAGGCAGAAGAATTAGCTGAAAATACAGGTGAAGAGAAACCCAGTATACCAGATATCTCTTCCACTCATCACCTAGAGTCAAACACTGGTCTCCACAGATCCACGTCCATAATCAGTGCCACCAGTACAG TCACTAGTACCAGTAGTTCTCAAAGAGACAGTGAGGCTTCTACAGTTGAGATGGTGGATGAGTCTGACTCAAAGCAGATCCTAAACTCAGAGACTTTCCAGCAGTCACTGCAGGTGATGGAGAAGATGGTTCTTCTGAACACCTACCAACACAAACTAGCAGCATACAAAGGGCTACCCATACTACCTG aCCCAGACTGTGTGCCACAcacagatgtagaagacagtgTAGATGTTCAGGAAGATGATTCACAAGGCCCAGCTCTGGAGCTCCTCTGGTCTTTCAGCTGTGAGCTAACCAAAGGCCACAGTGTCAGCAGCATGGCCTGGAACAAGACAAATCCA GACATTCTGGCAGTGGGATACGGGCAGTTTGATTTCAAGGATCAGAAATCTGGATTGGTGTGCATCTGGTCTCTGAAGAATCCCACT TGGCCTGAGcggattttaaaatgtaaaaccagTGTTACATCTCTGGACTTCTCCGCCTCAAGCCCCAGTCAGTTAGCAGTGGGCCTTTATGATGGAACTATCGCTATCTACAGTGTGCAGAGCACTAAGGAAACACTGGTCTGTGACAGCAG GGACTTTGCCCATAAACACACAGCTCCAGTATGGCAGGTGAAGTGGGTTGATCGCATACGGGGTTCTTCAGGAGAAGATAAAAAAGAGACGCTGTTCTCTGTGTCTGCTGATGGGAGGATCAGTGAATGGTTCTTTCACCAAGGCCTTGAATGCACTG ATATGATGAAGCTGAAGAGGAtaaggaatgaaaaaacagaACAACAGTGGAAACAGGAACATTTGCTCTTTTACTTGGTGGTTGGACTTTGCTTCGATTTTCATCACGAG GATTCCAACATGTATTTGGTGGGAACAGAAACGGGACATATTCATAAATGCTCATGTTCATACACTGAGCAGTTCTTGGAAACCTACACAAACCATTTG GGTCCTGTCTATAAGGTTAAATGGTCACCATTTTGTCCAGATGTTTTTCTGAGCTGTTCTGCAGACTGGACCATTCAGCTTTGGAGTCACGAACAATTTACTCCAGTGCTGAGCTTCACTTCCATTAAAAAAGCTGTGTATGATATCATGTGGTCCCCTCGTTGGGCTACTGTGTTTGGGGTGGTCAACTTGGACAGAGTGGAAATCTGGGACCTGGGAGCTAGCAT TCTGAATCCTACTTTAGTAAGTGAGACCATTCCAGGGGTGAAACCAACATCGTTGATATTTCCCATGAATACAGACTGTCTTCTAGTAGGGGACAGTGAGGGCCATGTCAGTGTCTACAAGCTGAAGAACTTCACAGCAGGAGAAGGAACACAG GTGGACACACTGAAGAACATAGTTAGCTCCACACTGGCCACTGGTAAGCAAGGGTGA
- the pars2 gene encoding probable proline--tRNA ligase, mitochondrial, whose product MESLMLLCRHKSCALLPRLLSKACRRSHHYHPQASQCSTSFSSKPVPMTPLVSRLFQPSNLREGQDMGDMTCRSQRLMLQAGLIHSSNPGCFYYLPAALRSMEKLVRLIDEEMQAIGGQKVDMPTLCGAELWKQSGRWELMGKEMFRLRDRHNAEYCLGPTHEEAVTDLLASQSTLSYRQLPLLLYQVTRKFRDEQKPKFGLLRGREFYMKDMYSFDISEEAALHTYHSVCHAYSRLFNRLGLRWVQVQAATGNIGGTLSHEFHLPADIGEDHLLMCGNCGFSANVETLEPGQTDCPQCQTTHLTESKGIELGHTFYLGTKYSKVFNATFVNAQNKPSVTEMGCFGLGVNRILAASIEVLSSEEFIRWPGLLAPYQVCILPPKKGSKAGEAIHLAEELAHSLGNSLPNLKGEVVLDDRTHLTIGKRLKDANMLGYPYVVVVGHKAMDEQPVFEVVCQSSGETVFLSKDALMQLLSGVETI is encoded by the exons ATGGAGTCCCTGATGCTCCTTTGTCGCCACAAATCATGTGCACTGCTGCCCAGATTACTGAGCAAAGCATGCAGAAGGAGTCATCACTATCATCCACAAGCTTCACAGTGCTCAACCAGTTTTTCCTCCAAACCAGTTCCTATGACACCTCTGGTATCACGGCTTTTTCAACCTTCAAATCTCCGTGAAGGACAGGATATGGGGGACATGACCTGCCGCAGCCAGAGGTTGATGCTGCAAGCAGGTCTCATTCACAGCTCTAATCCAGGCTGCTTCTACTACCTTCCTGCTGCCCTGCGCtccatggagaagctggtgaggCTGATTGATGAGGAAATGCAGGCTATTGGTGGGCAGAAAGTCGACATGCCGACTCTGTGTGGAGCGGAGCTTTGGAAGCAGAGTGGGCGCTGGGAGCTCATGGGAAAGGAGATGTTCAGGCTGCGGGATCGACACAACGCCGAATACTGTCTCGGCCCAACACATGAGGAGGCAGTCACAGATCTGCTGGCATCTCAGAGCACGTTGTCTTATAGGCAGCTGCCACTGCTGCTTTACCAG GTTACGCGCAAATTTCGTGATGAGCAGAAGCCGAAGTTTGGATTGCTCCGAGGCCGAGAGTTCTACATGAAAGACATGTACTCATTTGATATCAGCGAGGAAGCTGCCCTCCACACCTACCACTCCGTGTGCCATGCCTACTCTCGTCTGTTTAACCGGCTCGGGTTGCGGTGGGTCCAGGTGCAGGCTGCCACTGGCAATATCGGGGGGACGCTCTCACATGAGTTTCATCTGCCAGCTGATATAGGAGAAGATCATCTGCTTATGTGTGGGAATTGTGGCTTTTCTGCTAATGTTGAAACATTAGAACCAGGCCAAACTGACTGTCCTCAGTGCCAGACAACTCATCTCACTGAGTCCAAAGGCATTGAACTGGGACATACCTTTTATCTTGGAACAAAATACTCCAAAGTGTTTAATGCAACATTTGTTAATGCTCAGAACAAGCCTTCAGTGACAGAGATGGGCTGTTTCGGTCTTGGTGTTAATCGCATCCTTGCTGCATCCATTGAGGTGCTCTCGTCTGAGGAGTTTATTCGCTGGCCAGGGCTACTTGCACCTTATCAAGTGTGCATTCTGCCCCCTAAAAAGGGCAGCAAAGCTGGTGAAGCAATCCACCTAGCAGAAGAGCTTGCCCACAGCTTAGGAAACAGTTTACCAAATCTAAAAGGGGAGGTCGTATTGGATGACAGAACCCACTTGACCATTGGCAAGCGTCTAAAAGATGCTAACATGCTGGGTTACCCCTATGTGGTGGTGGTTGGGCATAAGGCCATGGATGAGCAGCCTGTATTTGAGGTGGTGTGTCAGAGTAGTGGGGAGACTGTGTTCCTCAGTAAAGACGCCTTGATGCAATTATTGTCTGGAGTCGAGACGATCTAA
- the ttc4 gene encoding tetratricopeptide repeat protein 4 produces MASQAREEESDDGMDEFMEKFKKVKYQNAFSESNWEEEFDKVPMFMKSAPEDIDPVKHPDLACLQSIIHDDERPPEEQAKSLKDEGNEYFKEKKYQKAIVSYTAGLKKNSADSDLNAILYTNRAAAHFHLGNMRSSLNDATAARKLKPGHLKAINRGAQCCMELHNYADALLWCDEGLRVQPTDKKLQELRATADKQKRAAERDARRAKTKEKKQQNQRGALLAAIKERGIKLLKPEATRHRDSENEHEDGDKGSTAAMEKLSLDGLGSQEATGAQVYLDDQGTLHWPVLFLYPEHRQTDFISAFCENSSFIDHIAVMFGEELPPWDTDKKYQPQNLQLFFEDHKKGHLYEVTLETSLLDVLKHPGCFVKEGSPSFIILVKGSSFCRQFLSGKKVHRLK; encoded by the exons atggCTTCACAAGCCCGCGAAGAAGAAAGCGATGACGGCATGGACGAGTTTATGGAGAAATTCAAGAAGGTTAAATACCAAAATGCGTTTAGTGAAAGCAACTGGGAGGAG GAGTTTGATAAAGTGCCAATGTTTATGAAGTCTGCTCCCGAGGACATCGACCCCGTTAAACACCCTGATCTCGCCTGTCTCCAGTCCATTATACATGATGATGAACGACCACCTGAAG AGCAGGCAAAGAGTCTAAAGGATGAAGGCAACGAGTACTTTAAGGAAAAGAAATATCAGAAAGCTATAGTGTCCTACACAGCTGGCCTGAAAAAAAACTCTGCTGACTCAGACCTAAATGCTATTCTTTACACAAATCGTGCTGCAGCTCATTTCCATCTAG GAAATATGCGATCGTCTTTGAACGACGCAACAGCTGCAAGGAAACTAAAACCAGGGCACTTGAAAGCCATCAACAGAG GAGCCCAGTGCTGTATGGAGCTGCATAATTATGCTGATGCACTGCTGTGGTGTGATGAAGGCCTCAGGGTTCAGCCTACCGATAAGAAACTGCAGGAACTCAGAGCCACTGCAGACAAACAGAAG AGGGCAGCAGAACGAGATGCCAGAAGGGCTAAAACGAAAGAGAAAAAGCAGCAGAACCAGAGAGGAGCACTGCTGGCTGCTATTAAG GAGCGTGGGATTAAACTTTTAAAGCCTGAGGCGACCCGGCACAGAGATTCTGAAAATGAGCATGAGGATGGTGACAAAGGATCTACAGCAGCCATGGAAAAGTTAAGTCTGGATGGACTAGGCTCACAAGAAGCCACAGGAGCACAGGTGTACTTGGATGATCAGGGCACCCTCCACTGGCCTGTGCTGTTCCTTTACCCTGAGCACAGACAGACTGACTTTATCTCAGCCTTCTGTGAAAACTCCAG CTTTATAGATCATATAGCGGTTATGTTTGGAGAGGAACTTCCTCCATGGGACACGGACAAAAAATATCAGCCACAAAATCTTCAG cTGTTTTTTGAAGACCACAAGAAGGGACACCTTTATGAAGTGACTCTGGAGACATCTCTTCTAGATGTCCTAAAGCATCCAGG GTGCTTTGTGAAGGAAGGTTCTCCAAGCTTCATCATATTGGTAAAAGGGTCATCATTCTGTAGACAGTTTTTATCAGGAAAGAAGGTCCATCGATTGAAATGA
- the ttc22 gene encoding tetratricopeptide repeat protein 22: MEETTEEDLESLIEGLDFIPGHFHLLLNLNIEPSEPNTHRLRDTQMKQENLRAELEAETGRLQYAIRNMLGMLAYHLDELEGAEEVFRGICQEDPENLNAWANLAHVYERLGRDGEESECLERVKALMDLENNKSPTESRLRAARCLTEQAFAHLHDVELEKEEDLQERLTTALTLYNRALRYGVELLPQEEKWSWYFNMATIHIKFIGIVNDSKDLENTKLVHFSKCLTLLAETLKSDTIHLKALAWCYIGLMLEMKDEFSTVPMSIHDCGLSGSEPLSCYGSGIKLATDDAITLNRLANVFFLSGKNEMSMGICNMALNVLPDAELNWKAYCNRAKLKLTNYVRVLDQAKLGLSGIPDRQDLKEARADLERVLSVRQCLRTYLQMGQVYYYMGVDAVKESIMVDEMSVNQALVSLAHALKCPLGSTLPELQLLRGRCLMLKGEEENAIDCFRQSLELERPGTNEQQALHFLLEALLTSFAKSTGDISHLLTQLEECVKEAEKRHGTETVRTELRLLCRTYTNEVAELSRELVKKGKLGMVRRLLQSIQPHDKPPLCRSLSV, encoded by the exons ATGGAAGAGACAACAGAGGAGGACTTAGAGTCTCTGATTGAAGGCTTGGACTTTATCCCTGGACATTTTCACCTGCTTCTAAATCTAAACATTGAGCCAAGTGAGCCAAACACACATCGTCTCCGTGACACACAGATGAAGCAGGAGAACCTACGGGCTGAGCTTGAGGCTGAGACAGGTAGATTGCAGTATGCTATACGAAACATGCTTGGAATGCTTGCCTACCATCTTGATGAGTTGGAAGGTGCAGAGGAGGTTTTCCGTGGCATCTGCCAGGAAGATCCAGAAAACCTCAATGCCTGGGCCAACCTAGCTCATGTATATGAGCGACTCGGACGGGATGGCGAGGAGAGTGAGTGTCTAGAACGTGTGAAAGCACTTATGGATCTGGAAAACAACAAGAGCCCAACTGAGAGCAGGCTCAGGGCAGCAAGATGCCTGACAGAGCAGGCTTTCGCCCATCTCCATGATGTAGAGCtagagaaagaggaagacctGCAGGAAAGACTGACCACCGCACTTACCTTATATAACCGGGCTCTTCGTTATGGAGTTGAACTG TTACCACAAGAAGAGAAGTGGAGCTGGTATTTCAACATGGCAACAATTCACATAAA ATTCATTGGTATTGTCAATGATTCAAAGGATTTAGAGAATACCAAGCTTGTACACTTCAGTAAATGTCTGACACTGCTAGCAGAGACTCTAAAATCAGACACGATACACCTCAAAG CACTTGCCTGGTGTTATATTGGTCTCATGCTTGAGATGAAAGATGAGTTCTCCACTGTCCCAATGTCAATTCATGACTGTGGCCTGTCTGGATCTGAGCCACTGTCATGCTATGGATCG GGAATTAAACTGGCCACAGATGATGCAATCACACTGAATCGGTTAGCCAATGTGTTTTTCCTGTCGGGCAAAAATGAGATGTCGATGGGCATCTGTAACATGGCCCTGAATGTGCTGCCTGATGCAGAGCTAAACTGGAAAGCATATTGCAATCGAGCTAAG CTTAAACTCACAAACTATGTTAGGGTCTTAGACCAGGCCAAGCTGGGACTAAGTGGGATTCCTGATCGTCAGGACCTGAAAGAGGCCCGAGCTGATCTTGAGCGGGTGCTGAGTGTTCGGCAGTGTCTCAGGACCTACTTACAGATGGGACAG GTATACTACTACATGGGAGTAGATGCCGTAAAAGAGAGTATAATGGTGGATGAGATGTCAGTGAATCAGGCTTTGGTCAGCCTAGCGCATGCCTTAAAATGCCCACTGGGTTCAACTTTGCCAGAGCTACAGCTTCTGCGTGGGCGCTGTTTGATGCTCAAAGGAGAAGAGGAGAACGCCATTGACTGCTTCAGACAATCACTGGAACTGGAGCGACCTGGAACTAATGAACAGCAGGCGCTGCACTTCCTGCTGGAGGCTCTGTTGACCAGTTTTGCCAAAAGCACTGGGGACATCAGTCATCTTTTAACCCAGCTGGAGGAATGTGTAAAAGAGGCTGAGAAGAGACATGGCACTGAAACAGTCAGAACAGAGCTTAGGTTGTTATGCAGGACGTACACGAATGAAGTGGCAGAGCTTTCAAGGGAACTGGTGAAGAAGGGGAAGTTGGGAATGGTGAGGAGACTGTTGCAGAGCATACAGCCTCATGATAAACCACCTCTGTGCAGATCCCTGTCTGTGTGA
- the dnai4 gene encoding dynein axonemal intermediate chain 4 isoform X2, which produces MFSDTAKQMRPGFRPNPSRVISQSGSGALHINQSFANRRTNVSMSRRRLSSRRDSKVLDKVSQAHRNMVFDEAGNDVTPRPMYQQEPGTIQLKQSKIFMAHDTSEVAMADFMSAMQHAMSPASAGPFTMSVFGSSLISGASPSTMQSENYEMKAIAAKQETLSRLSELKTQREEQKEEVDLDKPVDIYLNDTEVMCFLDIPAMSISVDSEEAEAVKKRNMAYTDICKNRQASDKYVDRAMQTINSDAKSKEVQSDRIIMVEKESMANNWDTYDMFVSISKAEELAENTGEEKPSIPDISSTHHLESNTGLHRSTSIISATSTVTSTSSSQRDSEASTVEMVDESDSKQILNSETFQQSLQVMEKMVLLNTYQHKLAAYKGLPILPDCVPHTDVEDSVDVQEDDSQGPALELLWSFSCELTKGHSVSSMAWNKTNPDILAVGYGQFDFKDQKSGLVCIWSLKNPTWPERILKCKTSVTSLDFSASSPSQLAVGLYDGTIAIYSVQSTKETLVCDSRDFAHKHTAPVWQVKWVDRIRGSSGEDKKETLFSVSADGRISEWFFHQGLECTDMMKLKRIRNEKTEQQWKQEHLLFYLVVGLCFDFHHEDSNMYLVGTETGHIHKCSCSYTEQFLETYTNHLGPVYKVKWSPFCPDVFLSCSADWTIQLWSHEQFTPVLSFTSIKKAVYDIMWSPRWATVFGVVNLDRVEIWDLGASILNPTLVSETIPGVKPTSLIFPMNTDCLLVGDSEGHVSVYKLKNFTAGEGTQVDTLKNIVSSTLATGKQG; this is translated from the exons ATGTTCAGCGACACGGCAAAGCAAATGCGCCCTGGTTTCAGACCGAACCC ATCACGGGTGATAAGTCAGTCTGGATCTGGGGCACTTCATATAAACCAAAGCTTTGCAAACAGAAGGACTAATGTCTCAATGAGCCGAAGGCGATTGTCTTCAAGAAGAGACAGTAAAGTTCTCGATAAAGTCTCTCAAGCTCACAGAAACATG GTGTTTGATGAAGCAGGGAACGACGTCACCCCTCGGCCGATGTACCAGCAGGAACCCGGGACCATACAActcaaacaaagcaaaatattcATGGCACACGACACATCGGAAGTGGCCATGGCTGATTTTATGTCTGCAATGCAGCATGCAATGAGCCCGGCCTCAGCAGGACCTTTTACCAT GTCTGTTTTTGGGAGTAGTTTAATTTCAGGAGCAAGCCCATCTACCATGCAATCGGAAAATTATGAAATGAAGGCGATTGCTGCAAAACAAGAAACCTTGAGTAGACTCTCAG AACTAAAGACCCAGAGAGAGGAGCAGAAAGAGGAGGTAGATCTGGACAAACCAGTGGATATTTACCTCAATGACACCGAAGTTATGTGCTTCCTGGACATTCCTGCCATGTCCATATCTGTTGACTCAGAAGAAGCTGAAGCAGTCAA GAAGAGAAACATGGCATATACCGATATTTGTAAGAACAGACAGGCCAGTGATAAATATGTGGATCGAGCAATGCAGACTATTAATTCAGACGCAAAATCTAAAGAAGTCCAAAGTGATCGCATCATCATGGTGGAAAAAG AGTCTATGGCCAACAATTGGGACACCTATGATATGTTTGTAAGCATCAGTAAGGCAGAAGAATTAGCTGAAAATACAGGTGAAGAGAAACCCAGTATACCAGATATCTCTTCCACTCATCACCTAGAGTCAAACACTGGTCTCCACAGATCCACGTCCATAATCAGTGCCACCAGTACAG TCACTAGTACCAGTAGTTCTCAAAGAGACAGTGAGGCTTCTACAGTTGAGATGGTGGATGAGTCTGACTCAAAGCAGATCCTAAACTCAGAGACTTTCCAGCAGTCACTGCAGGTGATGGAGAAGATGGTTCTTCTGAACACCTACCAACACAAACTAGCAGCATACAAAGGGCTACCCATACTACCTG ACTGTGTGCCACAcacagatgtagaagacagtgTAGATGTTCAGGAAGATGATTCACAAGGCCCAGCTCTGGAGCTCCTCTGGTCTTTCAGCTGTGAGCTAACCAAAGGCCACAGTGTCAGCAGCATGGCCTGGAACAAGACAAATCCA GACATTCTGGCAGTGGGATACGGGCAGTTTGATTTCAAGGATCAGAAATCTGGATTGGTGTGCATCTGGTCTCTGAAGAATCCCACT TGGCCTGAGcggattttaaaatgtaaaaccagTGTTACATCTCTGGACTTCTCCGCCTCAAGCCCCAGTCAGTTAGCAGTGGGCCTTTATGATGGAACTATCGCTATCTACAGTGTGCAGAGCACTAAGGAAACACTGGTCTGTGACAGCAG GGACTTTGCCCATAAACACACAGCTCCAGTATGGCAGGTGAAGTGGGTTGATCGCATACGGGGTTCTTCAGGAGAAGATAAAAAAGAGACGCTGTTCTCTGTGTCTGCTGATGGGAGGATCAGTGAATGGTTCTTTCACCAAGGCCTTGAATGCACTG ATATGATGAAGCTGAAGAGGAtaaggaatgaaaaaacagaACAACAGTGGAAACAGGAACATTTGCTCTTTTACTTGGTGGTTGGACTTTGCTTCGATTTTCATCACGAG GATTCCAACATGTATTTGGTGGGAACAGAAACGGGACATATTCATAAATGCTCATGTTCATACACTGAGCAGTTCTTGGAAACCTACACAAACCATTTG GGTCCTGTCTATAAGGTTAAATGGTCACCATTTTGTCCAGATGTTTTTCTGAGCTGTTCTGCAGACTGGACCATTCAGCTTTGGAGTCACGAACAATTTACTCCAGTGCTGAGCTTCACTTCCATTAAAAAAGCTGTGTATGATATCATGTGGTCCCCTCGTTGGGCTACTGTGTTTGGGGTGGTCAACTTGGACAGAGTGGAAATCTGGGACCTGGGAGCTAGCAT TCTGAATCCTACTTTAGTAAGTGAGACCATTCCAGGGGTGAAACCAACATCGTTGATATTTCCCATGAATACAGACTGTCTTCTAGTAGGGGACAGTGAGGGCCATGTCAGTGTCTACAAGCTGAAGAACTTCACAGCAGGAGAAGGAACACAG GTGGACACACTGAAGAACATAGTTAGCTCCACACTGGCCACTGGTAAGCAAGGGTGA